The following nucleotide sequence is from Roseivirga sp. BDSF3-8.
AGTATCCTGTAACGCCTCAATGAACTTATTAAAGTCTTCCTTGTATAGGAAAATCTTATGCTTTTCGTAAAAATACCCATCGTCCTTAAAACGTCTTTTACTTTCCGTTATGGTCAGGTAATAGTCGTTGGATCTGGTTGATTTTACATCAAAAAAATAGGTTCTCTTACCCGCTCTAACACGCTGAGA
It contains:
- a CDS encoding DUF3276 family protein, producing MEENNANGKAEIYSQRVRAGKRTYFFDVKSTRSNDYYLTITESKRRFKDDGYFYEKHKIFLYKEDFNKFIEALQDTVDHVKNELMPEIDFSQFENEMETEAQVDDELKWD